In Candidatus Brocadiaceae bacterium, one DNA window encodes the following:
- the hydG gene encoding [FeFe] hydrogenase H-cluster radical SAM maturase HydG, with translation MPALPTMTLSPGAVDFIDDARIETLLRGGEPDPAQVRDILARSLSKQDLDPAEAAVLLRVRSPELVEELFEGARNLKQEIYGNRIVLFAPLYIGNKCVNDCLYCGFRRSNPEAIRRTLSQNEIRAQVEALVNKGQKRLILVWGEHPDYDAAFMAQCVRTVYDTRVGRGEIRRVNINAAPLDDDGYRVMKEAGIGTYQVFQETYHHATYAALHPPHTRKGDYLWRQDALSRAFEAGLDDMGIGALFGLYDWRFEVLGLVSHARYLQDRYGVGPHTISFPRLRPASGLVSESAHIVSDADFQRLVAILRLAVPYTGLILTAREQPALRRKVMPFGVSQIDAGSRIEIGGYTEVGDAQVMEREQFSLGDIRSLDEIMRELLEDGYIPSFCTACYRIGRTGEDFMGHARPGHIKYCCEPNALSTLSEYLADYAQPETRAVGERLVARTLQEMAEKQRRIAADLVERVNGGERDVYV, from the coding sequence ATGCCGGCCCTGCCCACAATGACCCTCAGCCCCGGCGCCGTGGATTTCATCGACGACGCCCGGATCGAAACCCTCCTGCGCGGCGGCGAACCCGACCCCGCGCAGGTGCGCGACATCCTCGCCCGAAGCCTGTCCAAGCAGGACCTGGACCCCGCCGAGGCCGCCGTCCTCCTGCGCGTGCGCTCGCCCGAACTGGTCGAGGAACTCTTCGAGGGCGCCCGGAACCTCAAGCAGGAGATCTACGGCAACCGGATCGTGCTGTTCGCGCCCCTCTACATAGGCAATAAGTGCGTCAACGACTGCCTGTACTGCGGGTTCCGCCGCTCCAATCCCGAAGCGATCCGCCGCACACTGTCGCAGAACGAGATCCGCGCGCAGGTCGAGGCCCTGGTCAACAAGGGACAAAAGCGCCTGATCCTCGTCTGGGGGGAGCACCCCGACTACGATGCCGCGTTCATGGCGCAGTGCGTGCGCACCGTCTACGACACCCGCGTGGGGCGCGGGGAGATCCGGCGCGTAAACATCAACGCCGCACCCCTCGACGACGACGGCTATCGCGTCATGAAAGAGGCCGGCATCGGCACCTACCAGGTGTTCCAGGAGACATACCATCACGCAACCTACGCCGCCCTGCACCCGCCGCACACGCGCAAGGGCGACTACCTCTGGCGCCAGGACGCCCTGAGCCGGGCCTTTGAGGCCGGCCTGGACGATATGGGCATCGGAGCGCTCTTCGGCCTCTACGACTGGCGGTTCGAGGTGCTGGGACTGGTCAGCCATGCCCGCTACCTGCAGGATCGCTACGGCGTCGGCCCCCACACGATCAGTTTCCCGCGCCTTCGCCCGGCCTCCGGCCTCGTCTCCGAGAGCGCCCACATCGTCAGTGATGCCGATTTCCAGCGTCTCGTGGCCATCCTGCGCCTGGCGGTGCCCTACACGGGCCTGATCCTGACGGCCCGCGAGCAGCCCGCCCTCCGTCGGAAGGTCATGCCCTTCGGCGTCTCGCAGATCGACGCCGGCAGCCGCATCGAGATCGGCGGCTACACCGAGGTCGGAGACGCCCAGGTGATGGAGCGCGAGCAGTTCTCCCTGGGAGACATCCGATCGCTGGACGAGATCATGCGGGAACTGCTCGAGGACGGCTACATCCCCAGCTTCTGCACCGCCTGTTACCGCATCGGCCGCACGGGCGAGGACTTCATGGGGCACGCCAGGCCCGGCCACATCAAATACTGCTGCGAGCCCAATGCGCTCTCCACGCTGTCCGAATACCTGGCCGACTACGCGCAGCCGGAGACGCGCGCCGTGGGCGAGCGCCTCGTGG
- a CDS encoding 2Fe-2S iron-sulfur cluster binding domain-containing protein, which yields MPTITIDSIRTDVPAGTTILDAARSVGVAIPTLCHLDGVHSVGACRVCVVEVEGAKALVASCVMPVSDGMVVRTNTRRVRNARRTVVELLLSDHEGDCQTCHRSDDCELQAVARSLGVDTIRYPGAKRTRIVDESTPALTRDAAKCIHCRRCVTMCSEVQGIGALWPQGRGFDTVIGPAFASSLDDVVCVQCGQCSAVCPVGAINEHDQIDDVWRALDDPAKHVVVQTAPAIRAALGECFGYPPGTLVTGKMVTALRRLGFDAVFDTNFTADLTIMEEGTELLTRLRAALLEKQDVALPMFTSCSPGWVKYLEHYWPDMLAHLSTAKSPQQMFGAVAKTYYAEKIGCAPEDMVVVSVMPCTAKKFEVSRPEMRDSGVQDVDVVLTTRELGRMIKQAGIEFGSLPDGEMDSPLGLSSGAADIFANTGGVMEAALRTAYELVTGRPLPFENLHVEPIAGLEGVKEASVVIDGTLPEWSFLEGVTLNVAVAHGLGNARRAIEHVRQNPAAYHFVEIMTCPGGCIGGGGQPRMVSDDVRRARIAAIYREDEGKELRKSHENPAIQQIYKEFLSAPLSEKAHHLLHTHYTARTRV from the coding sequence ATGCCGACGATCACAATCGACAGTATCCGGACGGACGTTCCTGCCGGGACGACGATCCTCGATGCGGCCCGCTCGGTTGGGGTCGCCATCCCCACCCTGTGTCACCTCGACGGCGTGCACTCCGTCGGCGCCTGCCGCGTCTGTGTGGTGGAGGTGGAGGGCGCCAAGGCGCTGGTGGCCTCTTGCGTCATGCCCGTCTCGGACGGCATGGTCGTCCGAACCAACACCCGCCGTGTGCGCAATGCCCGGCGCACGGTGGTCGAACTGCTCCTCTCCGACCATGAGGGCGACTGCCAGACCTGCCATCGCAGCGACGACTGCGAGCTGCAGGCGGTGGCGCGGAGCCTCGGCGTCGACACGATCCGCTATCCCGGCGCCAAGAGGACCCGGATCGTGGACGAGAGCACGCCGGCCCTCACCCGCGATGCCGCCAAGTGCATCCACTGCCGGCGGTGCGTCACGATGTGCTCGGAGGTGCAGGGCATCGGCGCCCTCTGGCCGCAGGGCCGCGGCTTCGACACCGTCATCGGCCCGGCCTTCGCCTCCAGCCTGGACGACGTCGTCTGCGTCCAGTGCGGCCAGTGCTCGGCCGTCTGTCCCGTGGGTGCCATCAACGAGCACGATCAGATCGACGACGTCTGGCGCGCCCTCGACGACCCGGCCAAGCACGTCGTCGTGCAGACCGCCCCGGCCATCCGCGCGGCGCTCGGCGAGTGCTTCGGCTATCCCCCGGGCACCCTGGTGACGGGCAAGATGGTGACCGCCCTGCGCCGGCTCGGGTTCGACGCCGTCTTCGACACGAACTTCACCGCAGACCTGACCATCATGGAAGAGGGAACGGAGCTGCTCACGCGGCTGCGGGCGGCGCTGCTTGAGAAGCAGGACGTGGCCCTGCCCATGTTCACGAGCTGCTCCCCCGGCTGGGTGAAGTACCTCGAACACTACTGGCCGGACATGCTCGCGCACCTCTCGACGGCCAAGTCCCCGCAGCAGATGTTCGGCGCGGTGGCCAAGACGTACTATGCCGAGAAGATCGGATGCGCCCCCGAGGACATGGTCGTCGTGTCCGTCATGCCCTGCACGGCCAAGAAGTTCGAAGTCAGCCGGCCCGAGATGCGGGACAGCGGCGTGCAGGACGTCGACGTCGTCCTGACGACCCGCGAACTGGGGCGCATGATCAAGCAGGCCGGCATCGAATTCGGCTCGCTTCCCGACGGCGAGATGGATTCCCCGCTCGGGCTCTCGTCGGGTGCGGCGGATATCTTCGCCAATACCGGCGGCGTGATGGAGGCGGCCCTGAGAACCGCCTATGAACTGGTGACCGGCCGGCCGCTGCCGTTCGAGAACCTGCACGTCGAACCGATCGCCGGACTCGAGGGCGTCAAGGAGGCGTCCGTCGTGATTGACGGCACCCTGCCCGAGTGGAGTTTCCTGGAAGGTGTGACACTGAACGTCGCCGTGGCCCACGGACTGGGCAACGCACGGCGCGCCATCGAGCACGTCCGACAGAACCCCGCCGCCTACCACTTCGTCGAGATCATGACCTGCCCCGGCGGATGCATCGGCGGCGGCGGCCAGCCCCGCATGGTGAGCGACGACGTGCGCCGGGCGCGCATCGCCGCCATCTACCGCGAAGATGAAGGGAAGGAACTCCGCAAGTCGCACGAGAACCCGGCGATCCAGCAGATCTACAAGGAGTTCCTGTCCGCTCCCCTCAGCGAAAAGGCCCATCACCTTCTGCACACGCACTACACGGCCCGCACGCGAGTCTGA
- a CDS encoding (2Fe-2S) ferredoxin domain-containing protein: MVERIRNPKDLAALRERSVREQQLRAGARDVRVTVHMGTCGIAAGASDILVCLMEELASAGAENVTIHRSGCAGLCQQEPMMTVEDASGRSVCYGRLTADKVRQVVLEHIVGGQPVADFTVRT, translated from the coding sequence ATGGTAGAACGCATCCGGAACCCCAAAGACCTGGCCGCCCTGCGTGAGCGCTCCGTGCGGGAGCAGCAACTGCGGGCCGGGGCCAGGGACGTGCGCGTGACCGTCCACATGGGCACCTGCGGCATCGCCGCCGGCGCCTCCGACATCCTCGTGTGCCTGATGGAGGAACTGGCGTCCGCCGGCGCCGAGAACGTCACGATCCACCGCTCCGGTTGTGCGGGCCTCTGCCAGCAGGAACCGATGATGACCGTGGAGGACGCCTCCGGGCGATCCGTCTGCTACGGGCGTCTGACGGCGGACAAGGTTCGTCAGGTCGTGCTGGAACACATCGTCGGCGGCCAACCCGTTGCCGATTTCACTGTCAGGACATAG
- a CDS encoding response regulator → MRHQPPLIMVVDDNVPFLDVVEVVLSSRGYRVACCTDPDDALARIRAEKPHLVVADVMMAGLDSGFSLSRQIKGNPELAGTPIILVTALTSRRGFDFTPRTPEELAAMNADAFLAKPVAPEALLRKVEELLARSAGAETSAPDP, encoded by the coding sequence ATGAGGCACCAGCCGCCGCTCATCATGGTGGTGGACGACAATGTGCCGTTCCTGGACGTCGTGGAAGTCGTTCTGAGTTCCCGGGGGTACCGCGTCGCCTGCTGCACCGACCCGGACGATGCGCTGGCCAGGATCCGGGCCGAAAAGCCCCATCTGGTGGTGGCCGACGTGATGATGGCCGGACTGGACTCCGGGTTCTCCCTGTCCCGCCAGATCAAGGGGAACCCGGAACTGGCCGGCACGCCGATCATCCTCGTGACGGCGCTGACCAGCCGCCGGGGCTTCGACTTCACCCCCCGCACGCCGGAGGAACTGGCGGCAATGAACGCCGACGCCTTCCTGGCCAAGCCCGTCGCACCCGAAGCCCTGCTGCGAAAGGTGGAGGAGCTTCTGGCACGCTCTGCCGGCGCCGAGACGTCGGCACCGGATCCATGA
- the nuoF gene encoding NADH-quinone oxidoreductase subunit NuoF has protein sequence MDYTRTHILVCTGSGCIASGALEVVAALREVIEDLGLAPECKVIETGCLGPCAVGPVAVVYPEGVFYERLTPEDALEIAEEHLLKGRVVERLTARGAAVGERVRSLQDVPFFQRQVKVVLRNCGVIDPQRIEEYVARDGYAALSRALTEMAPDQVVAEVKRSGLRGRGGAGFSTGLKWELTRKAPGEPKFVVCNGDEGDPGAFMDRSVLEGDPHSVLEGMALAAYAVGASQGYAYVRAEYPLAVERLGKAIEQARAYGLLGKDILGTGFDFDVEIRMGSGAFVCGEETALMTSIEGNRGEPRPRPPFPAQKGLWGLPSLLNNVETYANVPVILLKGADWFASMGTEKSKGTKVFALAGAVNNTGLVEVPIGTPLGEIIYDIGGGVPGGKQFKAAQVGGPSGGCIPRQHLNVPVDYETLTELGAIMGSGGLVIMDEDTCMVDVARFFLDFVQDESCGKCTPCRVGTKRMLEILTRICEGRGEEGDIEKLQELGQTIKDTALCGLGQTAPNPVLSTIRHFRDEYEAHIRDKRCPAGTCAELVRAPCQNACPAGVNVPGYVSLIAEGRYAEALRLHRERNPFASVCARVCFHPCESKCRRSTLDEPVAVRGLKRFLVEQEATIQTPEVRENADNAARKVAVIGAGPAGLSCAYFLARMGYRPLVLEAEDTPGGLLVQGIPAYRLPRNALEREINMIRRMGVDIRTGRRLGVDFTLEQLRKDGCEAVFLGVGAPAGQRLNLPGADAAGVTDALTFLRDYNVTGVASVGRNVAVVGGGNAAVDAARTALRLGAESVKILYRRTRAEMPAYEEEVLEAEREGVRLETLVNPVEMVVSNGRVQGVRCARMVLGEFDRSGRRRPVPSDDGHFAVECDQVIVAVGQALPVEMLNGLEIETTPSGYIAADRRTGRTSVPWLFAGGDSGTGPASVVEAIGAGERAAVGMDGYLTGQEHAFWREPLDVDTYFDPDADPEPTARARAKTLDVSRRKGNFQEIELVWSEAVARREAARCLRCDYRAEE, from the coding sequence ATGGACTACACTCGCACGCACATTCTGGTCTGCACCGGCTCGGGATGCATCGCATCCGGCGCCCTGGAGGTGGTGGCCGCCCTGCGGGAGGTGATCGAGGATCTGGGGCTGGCGCCCGAGTGCAAGGTCATCGAGACGGGATGCCTCGGGCCCTGTGCCGTCGGGCCCGTCGCCGTGGTCTACCCCGAAGGCGTCTTCTACGAACGGCTGACGCCCGAGGACGCCCTGGAGATCGCCGAGGAGCACCTGCTCAAGGGCCGCGTCGTCGAGCGCCTGACCGCGCGCGGCGCGGCGGTCGGAGAGCGCGTGCGCAGCCTGCAGGACGTCCCGTTCTTCCAGCGGCAGGTCAAGGTCGTCCTGCGCAACTGCGGCGTCATCGACCCGCAGCGCATCGAGGAATACGTGGCGCGCGACGGCTACGCCGCCCTGAGCCGCGCCCTGACGGAGATGGCCCCCGACCAGGTCGTCGCCGAGGTCAAGCGCTCCGGGCTGCGCGGCCGCGGCGGCGCAGGCTTCAGCACCGGGCTGAAGTGGGAGTTGACCCGCAAGGCCCCCGGCGAGCCGAAGTTCGTCGTCTGCAACGGCGACGAGGGCGACCCGGGCGCGTTCATGGACCGCAGCGTCCTGGAAGGCGATCCGCACAGCGTCCTCGAAGGCATGGCGCTGGCCGCCTACGCCGTCGGCGCCTCGCAGGGCTACGCCTACGTGCGGGCCGAATACCCGCTGGCCGTGGAGCGGCTCGGGAAGGCCATCGAGCAGGCCCGTGCCTACGGCCTGCTGGGCAAGGACATCCTGGGCACCGGGTTCGACTTCGACGTGGAGATCCGCATGGGCTCCGGCGCCTTCGTCTGCGGCGAGGAGACAGCCCTGATGACCTCCATCGAGGGCAACCGCGGGGAACCCCGCCCGCGGCCTCCGTTCCCCGCGCAGAAGGGCCTCTGGGGCCTGCCCAGCCTGCTCAACAACGTGGAAACCTACGCCAACGTGCCCGTCATCCTGCTCAAGGGGGCCGACTGGTTCGCCTCCATGGGCACGGAGAAGAGCAAGGGCACGAAGGTCTTCGCCCTGGCCGGCGCCGTCAACAACACGGGTCTGGTCGAGGTGCCCATCGGAACCCCCCTGGGCGAGATCATCTACGATATCGGCGGCGGCGTGCCCGGCGGAAAGCAGTTCAAAGCCGCCCAGGTCGGCGGGCCGTCCGGCGGCTGCATCCCCCGCCAGCACCTGAACGTCCCGGTCGACTATGAAACCCTGACCGAGCTGGGCGCCATCATGGGCTCCGGCGGCCTGGTCATCATGGACGAGGACACGTGCATGGTCGACGTGGCCCGCTTCTTCCTGGACTTCGTGCAGGACGAGTCGTGCGGCAAGTGCACGCCCTGCCGGGTCGGGACCAAACGCATGCTCGAGATTCTCACGCGCATCTGCGAAGGCCGCGGCGAAGAGGGCGACATCGAGAAGCTCCAGGAACTGGGGCAGACGATCAAGGACACCGCGCTCTGCGGCCTCGGCCAGACCGCGCCGAACCCCGTGCTCTCGACGATCCGCCACTTCCGCGACGAATACGAGGCCCACATCCGCGACAAGCGCTGCCCGGCCGGGACGTGCGCCGAACTCGTGCGCGCCCCGTGCCAGAACGCCTGCCCAGCCGGCGTCAACGTGCCCGGCTACGTGTCACTCATCGCCGAGGGACGCTACGCGGAGGCCCTGCGCCTGCATCGGGAACGCAACCCGTTCGCGTCCGTCTGTGCGCGCGTCTGCTTCCATCCCTGCGAGTCCAAGTGCCGCCGCAGCACGCTCGACGAGCCGGTGGCCGTTCGAGGGCTCAAGCGGTTCCTGGTCGAGCAGGAGGCCACGATCCAGACCCCGGAGGTCCGCGAGAACGCCGATAACGCCGCCCGCAAGGTCGCCGTCATCGGCGCCGGGCCGGCCGGCCTCTCGTGCGCCTACTTCCTGGCCCGCATGGGATACCGGCCCCTGGTCCTGGAGGCCGAGGACACGCCCGGTGGGCTGCTCGTCCAGGGCATCCCCGCCTACCGCCTCCCTCGCAACGCGCTCGAACGCGAGATCAACATGATCCGCCGCATGGGTGTGGACATCCGGACGGGCAGGCGCCTGGGCGTCGACTTCACGCTGGAGCAGCTCCGCAAGGACGGCTGCGAGGCGGTCTTCCTCGGCGTGGGTGCGCCCGCCGGGCAGCGCCTGAACCTGCCGGGGGCGGATGCCGCAGGAGTGACCGACGCCCTGACCTTCCTTCGAGACTACAACGTGACCGGCGTGGCGTCCGTGGGACGCAACGTGGCCGTCGTCGGCGGCGGCAATGCGGCCGTGGACGCAGCCCGCACGGCCCTTCGGCTCGGGGCCGAGTCGGTGAAGATCCTCTACCGGCGCACGCGGGCGGAGATGCCCGCCTACGAGGAGGAGGTCCTGGAGGCCGAACGCGAGGGCGTCCGCCTGGAAACGCTGGTGAACCCCGTCGAGATGGTCGTCTCGAACGGTCGCGTCCAGGGCGTCCGGTGTGCCCGGATGGTGCTCGGCGAGTTCGACCGCAGCGGACGCCGCCGGCCGGTTCCCTCCGACGACGGGCACTTCGCCGTCGAGTGCGACCAGGTGATCGTCGCCGTCGGGCAGGCGCTGCCCGTGGAGATGCTCAACGGCCTGGAGATCGAAACGACGCCCTCCGGGTACATCGCGGCGGACAGACGGACGGGCCGGACGTCCGTGCCGTGGCTCTTCGCCGGCGGAGACTCCGGCACCGGCCCCGCCAGCGTGGTGGAGGCGATCGGCGCGGGCGAACGCGCGGCCGTCGGCATGGACGGCTACCTGACCGGCCAGGAGCATGCCTTCTGGCGCGAGCCCTTGGACGTGGACACGTACTTCGACCCCGACGCCGATCCCGAGCCGACGGCACGGGCCCGGGCCAAGACGCTGGACGTGAGCCGGCGGAAGGGCAATTTCCAGGAAATCGAGCTGGTCTGGTCGGAGGCGGTCGCCCGACGCGAAGCGGCGCGCTGCCTGCGGTGCGACTACCGGGCCGAGGAATAA